The proteins below come from a single Ictalurus furcatus strain D&B chromosome 15, Billie_1.0, whole genome shotgun sequence genomic window:
- the LOC128619334 gene encoding nuclear receptor coactivator 3-like, giving the protein MSGVGENSMEPLCPDRKRSLSTCDTPGLGCEKRRREQESKYIEELAELISANLSDIDSFNVKPDKCAILKETVRQIRQIKEQGKASSSDDDVQKADVSSTGQGVIDKDHLGPLLLQALDGFLFVVNREGSIVFVSDNVTQYLQYTQEELINTSVYNILHDDDRDDFHKNLPRNNVNSMAWGGEAPRQKSHTFNCRMLVKFGAGPAEENPGTPRYETMQCFALTQPKAMMEEGEDLQSCMICVARRVTTLERTESFNTKHDPSGKLIQIDQNSLRASMRPGWEDLLRRCIQMFLQHSDGQPWSNKRHYHEAYLHGHAETPVYRFSLSDGTPVTAQTKSKLYRNPMTNEPQGFISTHLLQREPNGCRTNQTGGMRQQGMGGANPNGQMNMGPGGGMGMGGMSGMGGMGMNRGYGMKDMGHMGHMGGGGSMYGGSMGNRMMQMNQMSQMGQMNPMNPMAQMNPMNHPGPGMQHQHQQPLFQASGGYGLGGTNSPSQGSPGLNGPQQGLLMSPRNRGSPKMASSQFSPGGIHSPMGPGSVGASSGGGGGTTFSSSSLNALQAISEGVGASLPSTLTSPSTAHKPDCSPSIHSSSSSSQPPCKPGHGDSKSPAGAYSHGPGDQHHPLHHHHHHGHTHQAESSSADRPDSQAGGGSKESGEATSDAGNASSEPPRKIPDGKGHKKLLQLLTSPTEELGLGVGSGPPGPPTGGNLEGKEPGCVTSPSSVSSSTNQSQVLGAAGGGPSEALGSSHYTASLQKKHKILHKLLQNGNTPDEVAKITAEATGKAVLGQEAGAAGGDAGGSNAGPAGVSGTSEPKQEQHSPKEKKTNALLHYLLNNKDDSNSKETSDIKPKPEDLEGKGITGGNSGTPLSRGAQENMEGKIKSEPPDELDTILGGLRGSGADFPEQGDAGGAPDGGNKPHSFADDGMMNRGMGMPERSPMGPAGDWGMPRSTGSPSIMRPAVESYNSKGMMGGGPMVNRSNSVPGTRSMLQQQLMDMGSGDLSMAMGPFSQQHCPDSQSPSWPDNMMGMDNRRQFGNALDELLVPPSTSEGQSDERALLDQLDSLLNNTDVLALEEIDRALGIPDIISQGQGGDLQPEPFPAQDPSMVMEQKPMYPQGYPGPPSMPMPSGYGASPMQGAPPPAPYSPMLNQMGQQGNYPGMGGMGPMGGMGHPRAVIMRPRMMSATKPTRLQLQQRLQGQQFMSQARQGMGIKMENPGGGGGPGMRPGMQPGMGGQSGFLNAQMMAQRSREMQMRRHKMMMLMQQQAAGGGFSPPPNVTAPTGMEGMGGPGMGQPGQQQFSYGGNYGMGQQGDPSFAPAGGPSPPNAMMPGRMGPPQNPMMQQHPQGGPMYQSPDMKGWPQGGMSRNSSYPPQAFAQQGSATPYGSMMMNGANAGHMGQMNMGMMGRMPMGPDQKYL; this is encoded by the exons ATGAGCGGTGTGGGGGAAAACTCCATGGAGCCTCTGTGCCCCGATCGCAAACGCAGTCTATCCACCTGCGACACGCCCGGCCTCGG GTGCGAGAAGCGGCGGCGAGAGCAGGAGAGCAAATACATCGAGGAGTTGGCCGAGCTGATCTCGGCCAACCTGAGCGACATCGACAGCTTCAACGTCAAACCGGACAAGTGCGCCATCCTGAAGGAGACGGTGCGGCAGATCCGACAGATCAAAGAGCAAG GGAAAGCCTCGTCGAGCGATGACGACGTCCAAAAAGCCGACGTGTCCTCCACGGGTCAGGGGGTCATCGATAAGGACCACCTCGGACCTCTGTTACTCCAG GCACTGGACGGCTTCCTGTTTGTGGTGAACAGAGAGGGGAGCATCGTGTTCGTGTCCGATAACGTCACTCAGTACCTGCAGTACACGCAGGAGGAGCTGATTAACACCAGCGTCTACAACATCCTGCACGACGACGACCGAGACGACTTCCACAAGAACCTGCCTCGGAATAACG TGAACAGCATGGCGTGGGGAGGAGAAGCTCCTCGACAGAAGAGCCACACCTTTAACTGCCGCATGCTGGTGAAGTTCGGCGCCGGTCCGGCCGAGGAGAACCCCGGGACGCCCCGCTACGAGACCATGCAGTGTTTCGCCCTCACACAGCCGAAAGCCATGATGGAGGAGGGAGAAG accTGCAGTCATGTATGATCTGCGTGGCACGACGTGTGACTACGTTGGAGAGAACAGAGAGCTTCAACACCAAACACGATCCCTCAG gCAAACTGATTCAGATAGACCAGAATTCCCTGCGTGCCTCCATGCGTCCAGGTTGGGAGGACCTGCTGAGACGCTGTATACAGATGTTTTTACAGCACAGTGATGGACAGCCCTGGTCAAATAAACGGCACTACCATGAGG CCTATCTTCATGGTCATGCAGAGACCCCCGTGTACAGATTTTCGTTATCAGATGGCACCCCAGTCACAGCGCAGACCAAAAGCAAGCTCTACCGCAACCCGATGACCAACGAGCCCCAGGGCTTCATATCTACCCACCTGTTACAGAG GGAGCCCAATGGCTGTCGCACCAACCAAACTGGGGGCATGAGGCAGCAGGGCATGGGGGGCGCTAACCCCAACGGCCAAATGAACATGGGTCCTGGTGGAGGCATGGGGATGGGGGGCATGAGTGGTATGGGAGGGATGGGTATGAATCGGGGTTATGGCATGAAGGACATGGGGCACATGGGTCACATGGGTGGTGGGGGGTCCATGTATGGGGGCAGCATGGGCAATCGAATGATGCAGATGAATCAGATGAGTCAAATGGGTCAAATGAATCCAATGAATCCTATGGCTCAGATGAATCCGATGAATCACCCTGGTCCTGGGATGcagcatcagcatcagcagCCTCTGTTCCAGGCCTCGGGAGGCTACGGGCTCGGAGGCACGAATAGTCCGTCTCAAGGCAGCCCGGGTCTAAACGGACCTCAGCAGGGTCTCCTCATGTCTCCACGCAACAGAGGAAGTCCAAAAATGGCGTCCAGCCAGTTTTCTCCAGGAG GCATCCATTCTCCCATGGGTCCGGGCAGTGTAGGAGCTTCATCgggaggtggaggtggaacCACCTTTTCCAGCAGCTCTCTCAATGCTCTTCAGGCCATCAGTGAAGGAGTAGGCGCCTCCCTGCCATCCACCCTGACGTCCCCTtctacagcacacaaacccGACTGCTCTCCAAGTATCCACTCCTCGTCATCCTCCTCCCAACCTCCTTGTAAGCCAGGACATGGGGACTCCAAAAGCCCAGCAGGAGCCTACAGTCATGGACCTGGAGATCAGCATCACCCCTtgcaccaccaccatcaccacggCCACACCCACCAAGCAGAGAGCAGCAGTGCGGACCGACCCGACAGccaggctggtggaggcagCAAAGAGTCCGGGGAAGCGACCAGCGACGCTGGGAATGCTTCATCAGAACCTCCTCGGAAGATTCCAGATGGAAAGGGACACAAGAAGTTACTCCAGCTCCTCACCTCACCGACCGAGGAGCTGGGACTCGGGGTTGGAAGTGGACCTCCTGGACCTCCCACAGGAGGTAACTTGGAAGGTAAGGAACCGGGATGCGTGACGAGTCCGTCTTCCGTCTCTTCATCCACCAATCAGAGCCAGGTTCTTGGAGCGGCAGGAGGAGGACCCTCTGAAGCTCTGGGTTCTTCTCACTACACAGCGTCGCTCCAGAAAAAGCACAAGATCCTCCACAAGCTGCTCCAGAATGGAAACACACCTGACGAAGTTGCGAAAATCACCGCTGAGGCAACGGGTAAGGCGGTGCTCGGACAAGAAGCTGGCGCCGCTGGAGGAGACGCGGGAGGCTCCAACGCAGGACCAGCAGGAGTCTCGGGAACGTCCGAACCCAAGCAGGAGCAACACAGCCCCAAGGAGAAGAAAACCAACGCCCTGCTCCATTACCTTCTCAACAACAAGGACGACTCCAACTCCAAAGAGACCAGCGACATCAAACCAAAGCCTGAAGATCTGGAAGGGAAAGGCATCACCGGGGGGAACAGTGGCACTCCGCTCAGCAGAGGAGCGCAGGAGAACATGGAGGGCAAAATCAAATCAGAACCTCCTGACGAG CTGGACACCATCCTCGGAGGCCTGAGGGGTTCTGGAGCAGATTTCCCAGAGCAGGGGGATGCAGGAGGTGCTCCTGATGGAGGGAACAAGCCTCATTCGTTTGCTGATGACG GAATGATGAACAGGGGAATGGGAATGCCGGAGCGCTCACCCATGGGCCCGGCTGGAGACTGGGGAATGCCGCGGTCAACCGGCAGCCCCTCCATCATGCGTCCTGCCGTCGAGTCCTACAACTCCAAGGGAATGATGGGAGGAGGACCCATGGTGAACAGGTCCAACAGCGTTCCCGGGACCAGGTCCATGCTGCAGCAACAGCTGATGGATATGG GCTCCGGTGATCTGAGCATGGCGATGGGGCCGTTCAGCCAGCAGCACTGTCCAGACAGTCAGTCGCCGTCCTGGCCGGACAATATGATGGGGATGGACAACAG gcgtcAGTTTGGGAACGCTCTGGATGAGTTGTTGGTTCCTCCGTCCACGTCTGAGGGTCAGAGTGATGAGAGAGCTCTGTTAGATCAGCTCGACTCTCTGCTCAACAACACCGATGTTTTAGCTCTGGAGGAGATCGACCGCGCCCTGGGCATCCCTGACATCATCAGCcag GGTCAGGGTGGAGATCTGCAGCCCGAGCCCTTCCCCGCACAGGACCCGTCCATGGTGATGGAGCAGAAGCCCATGTACCCGCAGGGTTACCCCGGACCCCCATCCATGCCCATGCCCTCCGGTTACGGTGCCAGCCCCATGCAGGGTGCGCCTCCCCCTGCGCCCTATAGCCCCATGCTCAACCAGATGGGGCAGCAGGGTAACTACCCCGGGATGGGCGGCATGGGGCCGATGGGGGGCATGGGGCATCCGCGCGCTGTCATAATGAGACCAAGGATGATGAGCGCCACCAAACCTACACGCTTGCAGCTGCAGCAGAGGCTACAGGGACAACag TTTATGAGCCAGGCTCGGCAGGGCATGGGCATAAAGATGGAGAATCCCGGTGGAGGTGGAGGCCCTGGCATGAGGCCTGGCATGCAGCCAGGGATGGGAGGCCAG TCGGGCTTCCTGAACGCTCAGATGATGGCTCAGCGTAGCAGAGAGATGCAGATGCGGAGACAcaagatgatgatgttgatgcaGCAGCAGGCAGCAGGTGGAGGTTTCAGTCCTCCGCCCAACGTCACGGCCCCCACGGGGATGGAGGGCATGGGGGGGCCGGGTATGGGCCAGCCTGGACAGCAGCAGTTCAGCTATGGAGGAAACTATG GAATGGGCCAGCAAGGTGATCCGTCTTTCGCCCCCGCCGGAGGTCCCAGCCCACCCAACGCCATGATGCCAGGCCGCATGGGGCCTCCTCAGAATCCCATGATGCAGCAGCACCCGCAGGGCGGCCCCATGTACCAGAGTCCCGACATGAAGGGCTGGCCTCAGGGAGGAATGTCACGCAACAG TTCGTATCCACCACAAGCGTTTGCGCAGCAGGGCTCGGCCACGCCGTACGGCTCCATGATGATGAACGGCGCTAACGCGGGTCACATGGGTCAGATGAACATGGGCATGATGGGGAGGATGCCGATGGGCCCTGATCAG AAATATTTATGA